A genomic window from Leptospira stimsonii includes:
- a CDS encoding transglycosylase domain-containing protein, producing METGIQTLRSPRFLCPECGTASRLPEGVPTGSVFRLTCYQCGHKALVRMEPPPPTLSPREPIVSAPKISPSKPTEPPRREEPLRNAGTPANSTPQKDLEPTGPRFLERISHSLEEIRVSLNSKMRELREKFRESRNTPTPDPLFGEERPLLRREKIVFEEKPFFSVRREMEEGSQPRIKTLAERLRDQMSSHRLRLPNFVLLSAGVVISLLLLGMIVFWVGVISRESELQQMISLFYNHQPSVIYDRDGKKVSEIFAKKTSNLEWDAYPENLKKIVLLVEDRRFFSHSGINYLSIARAILVNITSFRFKQGASTITQQLARILLDDREKSLVRKIKEAQLAFALEYTYEKKQIFLYYLNNVYLGHGAFGFASAAEFYFKKNPNELTTEEMIVLASLASAPNRYSPLKNPDLSRQRVNAIIHSFREDEILKENPKTKLDELYLSFHMRSPGETVFGNRRDHSPYVTEHVRKFLNSLYPDSNIYETGGFSIYTTIAEPVQAELQKIVKSYVDNVQKNGLVRKTKLTDNKNSSETAVFRKYVQDLSPALELFMDTDSFSGSNESGLQVALVAVDPSTGEILLMHGGSEFKADNQLDRTTGMKRQTGSSIKPILYSAAIENGLITASSRILDAPLIYRNQTGNWMPENIGNQYDGDISVRQALAKSKNTAAVQIAEKLGISRIQEFFQKFFFPDSKMLQSRFRGDLSLALGSLEISPLEMASAYSAFANDGSIKRPYLIQKITDRSGKIIFERKATDEFGLKVPEERKVLSSQVAEIMVDLLHGSANSAGVRNTGYKGEVAGKTGTTNDNRDNWFVGVKPGLSMAIWLGYDDPSYGLGSSALGGTVAAPLWGAVAKVFESAEDAEELKRRYPVTEHAITATVCEESGKLPGPSCKHSKKELFKNGTVPSEVCPLNHGSDAKREVLRNVF from the coding sequence ATGGAGACAGGGATTCAAACTCTAAGAAGTCCTCGATTTCTTTGCCCTGAGTGCGGGACCGCGTCCCGATTGCCGGAAGGAGTTCCCACCGGTTCCGTCTTCCGACTGACCTGTTATCAATGCGGTCATAAGGCTTTGGTGAGAATGGAACCTCCCCCTCCAACCTTGTCGCCCAGAGAACCGATCGTTTCTGCTCCAAAAATAAGTCCTTCGAAGCCGACCGAGCCTCCAAGAAGAGAAGAGCCTCTTCGAAACGCGGGAACTCCCGCGAATTCAACTCCACAAAAAGATCTCGAACCCACGGGGCCGAGGTTTTTAGAAAGAATTTCCCATTCTTTGGAAGAGATTCGAGTTTCTCTGAACTCAAAAATGCGGGAACTCCGCGAAAAGTTCCGGGAATCACGGAACACACCGACTCCGGATCCACTCTTCGGCGAGGAACGTCCTTTGCTTCGTCGAGAAAAAATTGTCTTCGAAGAAAAGCCGTTCTTCTCCGTCCGTCGGGAGATGGAAGAGGGAAGTCAGCCTCGGATCAAAACCTTGGCCGAAAGACTTCGGGATCAGATGTCTTCGCATCGTCTTCGACTTCCGAACTTCGTTCTCCTTTCCGCAGGCGTCGTCATTTCCCTTCTTCTTTTGGGGATGATCGTTTTTTGGGTCGGGGTCATTTCCCGAGAGTCGGAACTCCAACAGATGATTTCTCTTTTTTACAATCACCAGCCTTCGGTGATCTACGATCGGGATGGGAAAAAAGTCTCGGAAATTTTCGCAAAGAAGACCAGTAATTTGGAATGGGACGCGTATCCGGAGAATCTCAAGAAGATCGTTCTTCTTGTGGAGGATAGAAGATTTTTTTCCCACAGCGGGATCAATTACCTTTCCATTGCGAGAGCGATTCTTGTAAATATCACAAGTTTTCGTTTTAAACAAGGCGCTTCCACGATCACACAACAGCTCGCGAGAATTCTCCTCGACGATCGTGAAAAAAGTCTGGTGAGAAAGATCAAAGAAGCTCAGCTAGCCTTTGCGCTCGAATATACATATGAGAAAAAGCAAATATTCTTATATTATCTAAATAACGTCTACTTAGGGCACGGAGCTTTCGGGTTCGCGAGCGCCGCAGAATTTTATTTTAAGAAGAATCCGAACGAACTTACAACCGAAGAGATGATCGTTCTTGCCTCCTTGGCTTCCGCACCGAACCGATATTCTCCTCTGAAAAATCCGGATCTTTCGAGACAGAGGGTCAATGCGATCATTCATTCTTTTCGGGAAGACGAAATTCTAAAAGAAAATCCGAAAACGAAGTTGGACGAACTCTATCTTTCCTTTCACATGCGCTCTCCCGGTGAAACCGTCTTCGGAAATCGAAGGGACCATTCCCCTTACGTGACGGAACACGTTCGTAAATTCTTAAATTCCCTTTATCCGGATTCAAATATCTACGAGACCGGAGGATTTTCGATCTATACTACGATCGCGGAACCGGTTCAGGCGGAACTTCAGAAGATCGTAAAGTCTTATGTGGACAACGTGCAAAAGAACGGACTTGTTCGTAAGACAAAACTTACGGATAACAAGAATTCCAGCGAAACGGCGGTCTTTCGAAAATACGTGCAGGATCTTTCTCCGGCGCTTGAACTCTTTATGGATACGGATTCTTTTTCGGGTTCAAACGAATCGGGTCTCCAAGTTGCGTTAGTCGCCGTTGATCCGTCCACTGGTGAAATTCTATTGATGCACGGCGGTTCCGAATTTAAGGCGGACAACCAATTGGATCGAACCACAGGTATGAAACGCCAGACCGGCTCGTCTATAAAGCCGATTCTCTATTCCGCCGCTATTGAAAACGGCCTGATTACGGCTTCTTCTCGAATTTTGGACGCACCTCTCATTTACCGAAATCAAACCGGAAACTGGATGCCGGAGAATATCGGAAATCAATACGACGGAGATATCAGCGTTAGACAAGCTTTGGCTAAGTCCAAGAACACAGCCGCGGTTCAGATCGCGGAAAAACTCGGAATTTCCAGAATCCAAGAATTCTTTCAAAAATTTTTCTTCCCGGATTCCAAGATGCTCCAATCCAGATTTAGGGGTGACCTTTCCCTTGCACTCGGGTCTTTAGAAATTTCACCTCTTGAAATGGCTTCGGCATATTCGGCCTTCGCGAACGACGGTTCGATCAAACGCCCTTATCTCATCCAGAAGATCACCGATCGTTCGGGAAAAATCATCTTTGAAAGAAAAGCGACGGACGAGTTCGGTTTAAAAGTTCCGGAAGAACGAAAGGTTCTCTCTTCCCAAGTTGCGGAGATCATGGTCGATCTTCTCCATGGAAGCGCGAATTCTGCGGGTGTAAGGAACACAGGTTACAAAGGCGAAGTGGCCGGTAAAACGGGAACCACGAACGACAATCGGGACAATTGGTTCGTCGGAGTCAAACCGGGACTTTCCATGGCGATCTGGCTTGGATACGACGATCCGAGCTATGGTCTCGGCTCGTCCGCGTTAGGCGGCACCGTAGCCGCTCCTCTTTGGGGTGCGGTCGCAAAGGTTTTCGAATCCGCCGAGGACGCGGAGGAACTAAAACGAAGATATCCCGTAACCGAACACGCGATCACCGCAACGGTCTGTGAAGAATCGGGAAAACTTCCGGGACCATCCTGCAAACATTCCAAAAAGGAATTGTTCAAGAATGGAACCGTACCTTCCGAAGTTTGTCCTCTCAATCACGGAAGCGACGCAAAGCGGGAAGTTCTCAGAAATGTATTTTAA